The following DNA comes from Streptomyces sp. NBC_00273.
CCCGTCCATACGTCGTACCGGGGACGCCCCCGGGGCCCACCGGGGGCGGTCCACGGCGTGAAGTACGTCTTACGTGACACGAACCGGTGGGTGCGCGGCGTTCGCGCGGTGGCGTGCTGGCTACGATGGGCCAGCCGGTGGCCGTGGTGGCCGTGCGGCCCAGCGACCCTCTGGGAAGGCCATGCTGAACAAGTACGCGCGTGCATTCTTCACGCGTGTTCTCACGCCATTCGCCGCATTTCTGCTCCGGCGGGGGGTGAGCCCGGACGCGGTCACCCTGATCGGCACGGCCGGAGTGGTGGCCGGAGCGCTGTGGTTCTTCCCCCGCGGCGAGTTCTTCTGGGGCACCATCACCATCACCCTCTTCGTCTTCTCCGACCTGGTGGACGGGAACATGGCCCGCCAGGCCGGCATCTCCAGCCGGTGGGGAGCCTTCCTCGACTCCACCCTCGACCGGGTGGCGGACGCGGCGATCTTCGGCGGCCTCGCGCTCTGGTACGCGGGCAACGGGAACGACAACGCACTGTGTGCGGTGGCGATCTTCTGTCTGGCCAGCGGCCAGGTGGTCTCGTACACCAAGGCGCGCGGCGAGTCGATCGGGCTGCCGGTGGCCGTCAACGGGCTCATCGAGCGGGCCGAGCGACTGGTGATCTCGCTGGTCGCGGCGGGCCTGTCCGGGCTGCAGACCTTCGGTGTGCCGTCCTGGATCGGTGTGCTGCTGCCGATCGCGCTGTGGATCGTGGCGGTGGGCTCGCTCGTCACCCTGATCCAGCGGGTGGTCACCGTACGCCGCGAGTCGGCCGAGGCCGACGCGGCGGCCTCGGCCGCCGAGGGCGGCGCGGCCTGATGGGCGCCATACAGGACAAGCTGGTCGACTCGCTGTACGGACTCGGCTGGGCCGGGGTCAAGAAGCTGCCCGAACCGGCCGCCGTGGCCCTGGGCCGGCGCATCGCCGACTTCGCGTGGAAGCGGCGCGGCAAGAGCGTGCTGCGGCTGGAGTCGAACCTGGCCCGGGTGGTGCCCGACGCCGGCCCGGAGCGGCTGCGCGAGCTGTCGCAGGCGGGCATGCGCTCGTACATGCGGTACTGGATGGAGTCCTTCCGGCTGCCGACCATGGACCCGAAGCGCTTCAGCACCGACGTCGAGTTCCGGGACGAGCACCTGCTGCGCGAGGCCCTCGACTCCGGGCGCGGCGTGATCGTGGCCCTGCCGCACCTCGCCAACTGGGACCTCGCCGGGGCCTGGGCCATCGGTCACATGGGGGCGCCCTTCACCACGGTCGCCGAGCGGCTGAAGCCCGAGACCCTCTACGACCGCTTCGTGGCCTACCGGGAGAGCCTGGGCATGGAGGTCCTGCCGCACAGCGGCGGCGCCGC
Coding sequences within:
- a CDS encoding phosphatidylinositol mannoside acyltransferase, coding for MGAIQDKLVDSLYGLGWAGVKKLPEPAAVALGRRIADFAWKRRGKSVLRLESNLARVVPDAGPERLRELSQAGMRSYMRYWMESFRLPTMDPKRFSTDVEFRDEHLLREALDSGRGVIVALPHLANWDLAGAWAIGHMGAPFTTVAERLKPETLYDRFVAYRESLGMEVLPHSGGAAFGTLARRLRSGGLVCLVADRDLSASGVEVDFFGATARMPAGPALLAQQTGAVLLPATLHYGDTPKLYGRIHPEVEVPKTGTRTEKTTRMTQALADAFAWGIAEHPEDWHMLQRLWLDDLEERP
- the pgsA gene encoding phosphatidylinositol phosphate synthase, whose protein sequence is MLNKYARAFFTRVLTPFAAFLLRRGVSPDAVTLIGTAGVVAGALWFFPRGEFFWGTITITLFVFSDLVDGNMARQAGISSRWGAFLDSTLDRVADAAIFGGLALWYAGNGNDNALCAVAIFCLASGQVVSYTKARGESIGLPVAVNGLIERAERLVISLVAAGLSGLQTFGVPSWIGVLLPIALWIVAVGSLVTLIQRVVTVRRESAEADAAASAAEGGAA